A region from the Lutra lutra chromosome 1, mLutLut1.2, whole genome shotgun sequence genome encodes:
- the LOC125087864 gene encoding bcl-2-binding component 3, isoforms 3/4-like, translated as MAGTHGGAGGSRSAVSAGSVTVSRVSARFGPKWVCGARKRARPGSHRTRRDIGEGGAGDRRRRLRRPLRREDMWAREIRSLRPAPRAPPGKARERPAPTARAGGLIPEGRARAPPGRAGREGRTTAPSRPAHPRRRREPGSDHGGRGPGGAATARGGGGGGRAEDAGARGRQAEGARGARKDADADGAPVRPALARPRRGAPPSPRPPDGRRPITAPRT; from the exons ATGGCGGGGACACACGGCGGGGCCGGGGGCAGCCGGTCTGCGGTGAGCGCCGGCAGTGTGACCGTGTCGCGTGTCTCCGCACGCTTCGGGCCGAAGTGGGTCTGTGGTGCTCGCAAGCGCGCGCGGCCTGGGAGCCACCGGACGAGAAGGGACATCGGAGAGGGCGGTGCCGGCGACAGAAGGCGCAGGCTGC GACGGCCCCTGCGGCGGGAGGACATGTGGGCGCGGGAGATCAGGTCTCTCAGACCCGCACCCCGTGCGCCCCCGGGGAAGGCCCGCGAGCGCCCCGCACCGACGGCCCGCGCCGGAGGGCTGATCCCCGAGGGGCGTGCGAGGGCGCCGCCGGGTCGCGCGGGCCGGGAGGGTCGGACCACCGCGCCGAGCCGCCCCGCGCACCCCCGCAGGAGACGCGAGCCGGGCTCTGACCACGGAGGCCGCGGGCCAGGGGGCGCTGCGAcggcgcggggcggcggcgggggcgggcgcGCGGAGGACGCGGGCGCACGCGGACGCCAGGCGGAAGGCGCGCGCGGGGCGCGGAAGGACGCGGACGCCGACGGCGCTCCCGTCAGGCCCGCCCTCGCCCGCCCCCGGCGCGGCGCCCCGCCCTCGCCCCGCCCCCCGGACGGCCGGCGCCCAATCACGGCGCCGCGCACGTGA